Proteins from one Hemicordylus capensis ecotype Gifberg chromosome 7, rHemCap1.1.pri, whole genome shotgun sequence genomic window:
- the LOC128332917 gene encoding uncharacterized protein LOC128332917, protein MERAEVILCWAEFLTSVIDGIKDAKSCENEMLSYEKDKAVDAVLESEMWQRMEEDDQAQAQSKPDCQKLRRVCRCCRKFFKTSPSSDSEKGKPPRGRFWPRSKRVEPTPAPPPTPSGGTPAVSGVTIGLTTIQEEVDRAEVIFSWTQFLSAVIEDVKDIRSQGGQLLTYDKDEAVEAVLQNEAAYALQSQGSSPQCGGVRAEPSGPRDPGEHGIL, encoded by the exons atggaaagagctgag gtcatcctctgctgggctgaattcttgacgtccgttattgacggtattaaggatgccaagtcctgtgaaaatgagatgctgtcgtatgaaaaagacaaggctgtggacgccgtactggagagtgagatgtggcagagaatggaagaggatgaccaagcgcaggctcagtcaaaacctgactgccaaaa gttgcgaagagtctgcagatgctgcagaaagttctttaagacctcccccagcagtgactccgaaaagggcaagccccccagagggaggttctggccacgaagcaagcgggttgagccgactccagcgccacctccaactccctcagggggcaccccggcagtctcgggagtcaccatcg gtttgacaactatccaggaggaagtggacagagctgag gtcatcttcagctggacccagttcctgtccGCAGTAATAGAAGACGTCAAAGACATCAGGTCGCAGGGTGGTCAGCTTCTgacctatgataaggatgaggctgtggaagccgtactg caaaatgaagccgcctatgcccttcaatctcaaggcagcagtcctcaatgtggcggtgtccgggctgaaccaagtggacccagggacccag gagaacatggcatcctttaa